The window GTTTAAAATTGACATCGGAATTTTCAATTTAAAGAAATAAATGTCTAATTCCGGAATGCTACGATACTTGATTTTGCGACCTTTTTTATCATTTTTAGCATTAATCAGAGTTAATCAATCGTCTCGTCATTGTTTTCGTATTCGCTTACCGATTTAAAAGTGCCGTAAATAACTTGTAAATAGGGTCGGAAAATACTAACTGGTTTTTTTCTAATACCAACAATTATTGAATTCGCAATATCACGAACTTTAACTCATATATGTTCAGCTCGTTGTCCACTTGCTAATACGATATGGATAAATTGCCGAGCCGAAGCGAAATATTCTTGTAAACCTTGGGTTACTCTATCATTTTCTTTATAATCAGTTCCTTCTAAAAATAAATTAGTTTCATCTCATAACAGTAAATGTTTTTCATCTAAAATTGGATAATTATAATCTAAAAGTGACATATGCCCTAATGAAAACATTTGTTTATCTGTAATCGGAAAAGTAGAAATCGTTTTTCAACCACTTAATAAGTAAGAAGCTAAAACCATTAAAGCAGTTTTTCCAGTTCCTAAAGCACCAATTACTAAATTTAAAGGTGAAATTTAAGGAACTGTACAATTAACTGTGTCTTTAAGTAATTAACTTAAATTCACTCTGTCCTCAAATTTTATCATTAAATGTGAAATTGCACTACCCCAATTTTGAATTGGCATCGTTCATTTCTTAACCATATTTTGAAATGCTAAATAAAATATTTTAAAAACTGATGCGTCATTAGGAAAAATCTTTTTATTCTTAATGACTTTTCTTAGTTGACTATTAACAGATTCAATCGCATTAGTTGTGTAAATAATCCTTCTAAATTCTTGAGGATATTCAAGAAAAATTATTAAATTATTTCAGTTATTTTTTCATGATTTAGTAATTTGTGGATACTTTTTATTTCATTTTTCAGAAAAATGATCTAAAGCAACTAGCGCTATTTCTTCATTAATTGCTGTATAAATTGATTTTAAATCATTAGCTACAAGTTTGCGATCTTTGTAAGGGACAAATTTTAAACTATTACGAATTTGATGAACGATGCATAATTGGTGCTGTGTTTTTGGGAACACAGCTTCTATTGCATCAGACATTCCAGTTAAATTATCGCTACAAGCAACAAGAATATCTTGTAAGCCACGATTTTTCATTTCCGTAAGGATTATATTAAGTCAAAATTTGGCTCCCTCATTCTCGCTAATTCACATTCCTAAAATATCTTTTAAACCATCTAAATTAATTCCTAAGGCAAGATAAACTGCTTTATTTATTATTCGTTTATCTTGCTTTACTTTAACAACAATACAATCAAAATAAACAATTGGATAAATCTTCTCTAAAGGTTTAGTTTGTCACATTTTAACTTCTTCAATAACATCATCAGTTATTTGACTAATTAAACTTTCTGAAATTTCTGCTCCGTGATAGAATTCTTGCAATTGTGCTTTGATATCAGAAATTGTCATTCCTCTTGCATATAAAGAAATTACTTTTTGATCAAAGTTATCAAATCTTCTTTGTCTTTTCGGAATAATTACTGGTTCAAAAGTACTATTTCGATCTCTTGATACATCAATTGCGATTGAACCATTTTTAGTAATAATGGGTTTTTGTGTGTTGCCATTTCTTTTATTATGATTCTCATCAGTTTCAAGATGATCTTTAATTTCCGTATTTAAAATTCGTTCAGTTAATTTTTTGGTAAATTCCTGAAAAATAGTATTGCCTTTAAATAAATCTTGTGGATTATCAATATTTTCTAAAAAATAATCAACAACTTTATCAATTGCATCAGGTTCTTTTTTTATTTTTTTTTTGTCATTTTCTGTTCTCCTTCGTTTAAGTATAATTCAGAATGAATTATCGAGACACAGAATTTTGGACAGGCCCGAATTTTTTTAATAAGAAATTAATAAAACTACGACGAGCAAAGAAATGAGAAATTTTAGTATATAAAATATAAAAAGCAATTAATAAATAAATAATATCAAATAACATTCGTCAACTTTGGGGATTATAATAATGCAAAATCGCACCATAAAATCACGCAATAATAAATAAAGTGCGATTTAAAGCGACAAAATCATATAATCTTAAATTTATTTTTTTAAACAATAGCATCATTTAAATCACACTTTCTTTATTTTTATTACTAATCTGCCGGGCATTAATTTTTCAAACATTTTGAAAGCGATTAAAAATAAACCAATAATCACACCAAGCAAGAAAACTCAATATGTAGCAAAGAAATTAACAACATTTGGCATATTACCACCAATAATATCAGTTCAAATATTACCAAATGCTTTAATTAATGCTTTTCATAAGTTAGCAACCGCTTGTTCACCAGTAATAGCTACTGCTGGTGCTTCTGCTAAGAAAGTTCTAATCATACAATCAAATCACCTCACCCCCTTTCTAAACAAAATATGATTTAACCTTATAAAATAAAATAACCATAAATAAGATAATGACTACTAATACCATTCAAAAAGCAATGTTTGCTATTAAAAGTCAAAGTGTTTTTTGAGTTAAATCAATTTCTTTACCACCAGTAATACGAGCTGGAATAACTGTAATTTGAATAAATAAATCCCAAAAATACAATTTTATTTGCTCTCAATCTAAATCTTTTCAAGCAACTAAAAACATAATAATTACCGCTTAAAAGGTTAAAAGAGTAGAAAAATAATTGCCGAGAATAGCATTACAATTATTAAAATTGAAAACAAAAATACAACTTGGGGTGGTAAATCGGCAGTTGGATAAATTAATTCAATTAACTCAATAATTATTTTTTTAAACATTTTCTAAACCTACTTTTTAATTTCTTTTTCATCTTGTTCTAACAAATTTCGTTTAAACTTTGCAATAAATATTCGTTGTGAATAAGTAAAATCTTTTGGTAGCTGTTTTGCTTCACTACCATATTTCTTTTTATCTTTAAAAAACCGATAAATATTAACTGCAATATAATATGCTAGTAATAATGTTAAAATCGTAAAAAATACTAATCCAAATATACTCATGTTTCTTTTCTCCTTAATTTTTTAATCTTTTAATATGCAATATCAACACAAAGTCAATTATCACCGACTAAATCAGTTCTAACAGATTCAACTGCAGATTTAGACGCTCAAATTTTTTGTTCTAATCCAGTTTTTTTATTAATAGAATATATAAACTTTTGATAATAATTTTTAGGTGGTTCATCCACACTAACTCACATTTTCATTTCTAAAACTCCAAAACTATTTTTTTACTACATCAAATCAAAAAAATTTTTTTATTTTGTCGAAAACTCTTGATAAAATAAAAAAAAATCATCAACTTGATAATTTTAAAAGGCTTTTATGTAAAATTACTATTTTTACTTTAACTTTTTTTATACATTAAAATATAATACCGCTGTTTGTTGGTTTGGAGTTAAACCCTTATGTTGGTATTTTCATTTTCAATAACAATTCTCATTTTTGAAATTCGCTCATTATTTTGCTTTTCTTCTTTATTTAAAGGGTTTTTCTTTGATTTTCTTTTAG is drawn from Spiroplasma endosymbiont of Clivina fossor and contains these coding sequences:
- a CDS encoding IS256 family transposase gives rise to the protein MDKVVDYFLENIDNPQDLFKGNTIFQEFTKKLTERILNTEIKDHLETDENHNKRNGNTQKPIITKNGSIAIDVSRDRNSTFEPVIIPKRQRRFDNFDQKVISLYARGMTISDIKAQLQEFYHGAEISESLISQITDDVIEEVKMWQTKPLEKIYPIVYFDCIVVKVKQDKRIINKAVYLALGINLDGLKDILGMWISENEGAKFWLNIILTEMKNRGLQDILVACSDNLTGMSDAIEAVFPKTQHQLCIVHQIRNSLKFVPYKDRKLVANDLKSIYTAINEEIALVALDHFSEKWNKKYPQITKSWKNNWNNLIIFLEYPQEFRRIIYTTNAIESVNSQLRKVIKNKKIFPNDASVFKIFYLAFQNMVKKWTMPIQNWGSAISHLMIKFEDRVNLS